One stretch of Streptomyces sp. A2-16 DNA includes these proteins:
- a CDS encoding LuxR family transcriptional regulator, with translation MTVPRDFQEPARCRPDLVIGRDELFVQAREQLTRGGSVLLHGPAGIGKSTVLRSLAAECGEAAHTVLRCSATESESHLPFLALADLFGLVLDDVSDKLPAAQRTALESALTGRGESTLQRDGLALRLAVLSALRVLAAEGPVLIVADDVQWLDPASLELLGFAARRLGDIPVRMLCAVRTDGAEYDRHLRALPPDSLAVRFNPLTRAQTAALLDHRGYTGLQRSTVRDIHRTSGGNPFYALELGRALTENPTPPRPGEPLPVPTSLRALVLSRLEMLSAEARRTLLVASAGARPTPALLHAAGRGDAEAEMAQAAALGLLATEPEGPAVRFAHPLISAALYAEAPAQERRDAHRALSRAASDPIERARHLALATNGTDPEVAARLAEAAALARDRGAPSMAASLGLLSARHTPADSVPAPDERRLTAAEDAITAGELDLARDIARDVLTRATVPADRVRAWITVIDTAGHAMTEVDAVFPQALADAGDDPELLALIRYQLAWRALLVEGDFDEARGEAARSAALAAQAGDRYNELMALSFQAQLETLMGHPDAPATIKRALKEPQDPRVSCHHNGAGYSRFRWLIMSDQLPEARATVTALLREVRRRGSVESEVHFLRGVAETELRSGHCGRALDLARESLMMARDTGIGEVASAVLASLAEASGGNVDRALALAREAVDHAEENGDQMYESRGLAALGYAQLVAGDAPGAVRSLRRVRELEQGLGITDPARGRWQGDLAEALVRIGETGEAQDVIDVTRVNALRLGRESVLAVLDRAEALVRAARGEHEAALVQLTSVQDRLAKLGHGLEEARAAFALAQLRTRRPAPTSYDEAARLFRRCRALPWLRQVEAAALARPVEPEPVPVVTPDGLDSLEGLASMERQVAALVMEGATNREIAARLFISVKTVEATLTRVYRKLGIRSRVDIVRLAAGRRP, from the coding sequence CTGACAGTGCCACGCGACTTCCAGGAGCCCGCGAGATGTCGCCCCGACCTGGTCATCGGCCGGGACGAGCTGTTCGTCCAGGCCCGTGAGCAGCTGACCCGCGGCGGCAGCGTGCTCCTGCACGGCCCTGCCGGCATAGGCAAGTCGACCGTCCTCAGGTCCCTGGCCGCCGAATGCGGCGAGGCGGCCCACACCGTGTTGCGCTGCTCGGCCACCGAGTCGGAATCCCACCTGCCCTTCCTGGCGCTCGCCGACCTCTTCGGCCTGGTCCTGGACGACGTCTCCGACAAGCTCCCCGCCGCCCAGCGCACCGCGCTCGAATCGGCACTGACCGGCCGCGGCGAGTCCACCCTCCAGCGCGACGGCCTCGCCCTGCGCCTGGCCGTGCTCTCGGCGCTGCGCGTCCTGGCCGCCGAGGGGCCGGTCCTGATCGTCGCCGACGACGTCCAGTGGCTGGATCCCGCGAGCCTGGAACTGCTCGGCTTCGCCGCCCGCAGGCTCGGCGACATCCCTGTGCGGATGCTGTGCGCGGTCCGGACAGACGGCGCCGAGTACGACCGCCATCTACGCGCGTTGCCCCCGGACAGTCTCGCCGTCCGCTTCAACCCGCTCACCCGTGCCCAGACGGCCGCGCTGCTCGACCACCGCGGCTACACAGGACTGCAGCGCTCCACGGTCCGCGACATCCACCGCACCAGCGGCGGCAACCCGTTCTACGCCCTGGAACTGGGCCGCGCGCTCACCGAGAACCCGACCCCGCCCCGCCCGGGCGAGCCGCTGCCCGTGCCCACCTCGCTCAGGGCCCTGGTGCTCAGCCGCCTGGAGATGCTGTCGGCGGAGGCCCGGCGCACCCTCCTGGTGGCGAGCGCGGGCGCCCGCCCCACCCCGGCCCTGCTGCACGCGGCGGGCCGTGGGGACGCCGAGGCCGAGATGGCCCAGGCGGCGGCGCTGGGCCTGCTGGCGACGGAGCCCGAGGGTCCCGCCGTACGCTTCGCGCATCCGCTGATCTCCGCCGCGCTCTACGCGGAGGCGCCCGCGCAGGAACGGCGGGACGCGCACCGGGCGCTGTCCAGGGCCGCCTCCGACCCGATCGAGCGGGCCCGTCATCTGGCCCTCGCGACCAACGGCACCGACCCGGAGGTGGCCGCCCGGCTCGCCGAGGCCGCCGCCCTGGCCCGGGACCGGGGCGCCCCCTCGATGGCCGCCTCCCTCGGGCTGCTGTCGGCCCGGCACACCCCGGCCGACAGCGTGCCCGCCCCCGACGAACGGCGGCTCACGGCGGCCGAGGACGCGATCACCGCCGGAGAGCTGGACCTCGCACGGGACATCGCCCGGGACGTGCTGACCCGGGCCACCGTGCCCGCTGACCGGGTGCGGGCCTGGATCACCGTGATCGACACCGCGGGCCACGCCATGACGGAGGTCGACGCGGTCTTCCCGCAGGCGCTGGCCGACGCGGGCGACGACCCCGAACTGCTCGCCCTGATCCGCTACCAGCTGGCCTGGCGGGCGCTGCTCGTCGAGGGCGACTTCGACGAGGCACGCGGGGAGGCCGCCCGCTCGGCGGCGCTGGCCGCGCAGGCCGGCGACCGGTACAACGAGCTGATGGCCCTGTCCTTCCAGGCCCAGCTGGAGACCCTGATGGGCCATCCGGACGCCCCCGCGACCATCAAGCGCGCCCTGAAGGAGCCCCAGGACCCGCGGGTGTCCTGCCATCACAACGGCGCCGGGTACTCCCGCTTCCGCTGGCTCATCATGAGCGACCAGCTGCCCGAGGCCCGCGCCACCGTCACCGCGCTGCTGCGCGAGGTGCGCCGGCGCGGCTCGGTCGAGAGCGAGGTGCACTTCCTGCGCGGGGTGGCCGAGACCGAACTGCGCTCCGGGCACTGCGGGCGCGCCCTCGACCTGGCCCGGGAGAGCCTGATGATGGCCCGGGACACCGGCATCGGCGAGGTGGCCTCGGCCGTGCTCGCCTCCCTCGCGGAGGCCTCGGGCGGAAACGTCGACCGGGCGCTGGCACTGGCCCGCGAGGCGGTCGACCACGCCGAGGAGAACGGCGACCAGATGTACGAGTCCCGGGGCCTGGCCGCCCTCGGGTACGCCCAGCTCGTCGCCGGGGACGCACCGGGCGCGGTCCGCTCGCTGCGCCGGGTGCGCGAGCTGGAGCAGGGGCTGGGCATCACGGACCCGGCCCGCGGCCGCTGGCAGGGCGACCTCGCCGAGGCCCTCGTGCGCATCGGGGAGACCGGTGAGGCGCAGGACGTCATCGACGTGACACGGGTGAACGCGCTCCGGCTGGGCCGGGAGAGCGTGCTGGCCGTACTGGACCGGGCCGAGGCACTGGTCCGGGCGGCGCGCGGCGAACACGAGGCGGCGCTGGTCCAGTTGACGTCGGTGCAGGATCGTCTGGCCAAGCTGGGCCACGGCCTGGAGGAGGCCCGGGCCGCGTTCGCCCTGGCCCAGCTGCGCACCCGGCGGCCCGCTCCGACGTCGTACGACGAGGCGGCCCGGCTCTTCAGGCGCTGCCGGGCGCTGCCCTGGCTGCGTCAGGTGGAGGCAGCCGCGCTGGCCCGGCCGGTGGAGCCGGAGCCGGTGCCCGTCGTCACGCCGGACGGGCTGGACAGCCTCGAAGGGCTCGCCTCGATGGAGCGTCAGGTGGCCGCGCTGGTGATGGAGGGCGCCACCAACCGGGAGATAGCCGCACGGCTGTTCATCAGCGTGAAGACGGTGGAGGCGACGCTCACCCGGGTCTACCGCAAGCTCGGGATCCGCTCCCGGGTGGACATCGTCCGGCTGGCGGCGGGCCGCCGACCGTAG
- a CDS encoding serine protease, which produces MFGLTRAKKVGAVGLATAAAAATALLGAPTAAAAPQPIVGGTTTTTTAYPFMMQITDASQNQFCGGTLVSATKVVTAAHCMVGETTSSVRVVGGRTYLNGTNGTVSRVSKIWINPSYTDATNGDDVAVLTLSTSMPYTTASYVSSSQTSVYAAGTTARILGWGTTSSNGSSSNQLRTATVPIVSDSSCRSSYGSDFVQTDMVCAGYTSGGTDTCQGDSGGPLLIGGVLAGITSWGEGCAQAGYPGVYTRLTTFSSLVTAQVNS; this is translated from the coding sequence ATGTTCGGTCTCACCCGTGCGAAGAAGGTCGGCGCCGTCGGTCTGGCGACCGCCGCTGCCGCCGCCACCGCCCTGCTCGGCGCCCCCACCGCCGCAGCCGCTCCCCAGCCCATCGTCGGCGGTACGACGACGACCACGACCGCGTACCCGTTCATGATGCAGATCACGGACGCCTCCCAGAACCAGTTCTGCGGCGGCACCCTGGTCTCCGCGACCAAGGTCGTCACCGCGGCCCACTGCATGGTCGGCGAGACCACCAGCAGTGTCAGAGTCGTCGGCGGCCGCACCTACCTCAACGGCACCAACGGCACGGTCAGCCGGGTCAGCAAGATCTGGATCAACCCGAGCTACACCGACGCCACCAACGGCGACGACGTGGCCGTGCTGACCCTGTCGACGTCGATGCCCTACACGACGGCGTCGTACGTCTCCTCCTCCCAGACGAGCGTGTACGCGGCCGGCACCACGGCCCGCATCCTCGGCTGGGGCACCACCTCGTCCAACGGCAGCTCCTCCAACCAGCTGCGGACCGCGACCGTCCCGATCGTGTCCGACTCCAGCTGCAGGAGCTCCTACGGTTCGGACTTCGTCCAGACCGACATGGTTTGCGCCGGATACACCTCCGGCGGCACAGACACCTGCCAGGGCGACAGCGGCGGTCCCCTGCTCATCGGGGGCGTCCTGGCAGGGATCACTTCATGGGGAGAGGGCTGCGCGCAGGCCGGTTACCCGGGTGTCTACACCCGGCTGACCACCTTCTCCAGCCTCGTGACCGCGCAGGTCAACTCATAG
- a CDS encoding AMP-binding protein translates to MTATEDFRGARDFLLQHREDYATAYEGFTWPRPRHFNWALDWFDVIARDNDRIALHIVEEDGSEVRLSFAEMAERSDRVANLLRERGVQAEDRILVMLGNQAELWETALAAMKLRAVVIPATPLLGPADLRDRVERGRVRHVLVRAGDTAKFDEVPGDYTRIAVGGVPEGWQPYEDAYAASEEFLPDGPTLADDPLMLYFTSGTTARPKLVEHTHTSYPIGHLATMYWIGLQPGDVHLNISSPGWAKHAWSNLFAPWNAEATVFIHNYTRFDAGRLMSEMDRAGVTTFCAPPTVWRMLIQADLSQLRTPPREVVAAGEPLNPEVIEQVRRAWGITIRDGFGQTETAVQVSNSPGQVLKTGSMGRPSPGYRVELLDPVSGAPGAAEGEIALDLSARPVGLMTGYHGDPDRTAEAMAGGYYRTGDVASRDADGCLTYIGRSDDVFKASDYKISPFELESALLEHEAVAEAAVVPAPDELRLAVPKAYVVLAEGWEPGPDTAKVLFEHSREALAPYKRIRRLEFAELPKTVSGKIRRIELREATAAGSDAEYREEDFR, encoded by the coding sequence ATGACGGCCACGGAGGATTTCCGCGGGGCGCGGGACTTCCTGCTGCAGCACCGCGAGGACTACGCCACGGCGTACGAGGGCTTCACCTGGCCCCGCCCGCGGCACTTCAACTGGGCGCTCGACTGGTTCGACGTCATCGCGCGGGACAACGATCGCATCGCCCTGCACATCGTCGAGGAGGACGGCAGCGAGGTCCGGCTGTCCTTCGCCGAGATGGCCGAGCGCTCCGACCGGGTCGCCAACCTGCTGCGCGAACGCGGAGTGCAGGCCGAGGACCGGATCCTCGTCATGCTGGGCAACCAGGCCGAGCTGTGGGAGACCGCCCTGGCCGCCATGAAGCTGCGCGCCGTCGTCATCCCGGCGACCCCGCTGCTCGGCCCCGCCGACCTGCGCGACCGCGTCGAGCGCGGCCGGGTCCGGCACGTCCTGGTGCGGGCCGGGGACACCGCCAAGTTCGACGAGGTGCCCGGCGACTACACCCGCATCGCGGTCGGCGGAGTACCGGAGGGCTGGCAGCCCTACGAGGACGCGTACGCCGCCTCCGAGGAGTTCCTGCCCGACGGGCCGACCCTGGCGGACGACCCGCTGATGCTGTACTTCACCTCCGGGACGACGGCCCGCCCCAAACTCGTCGAGCACACGCACACCTCGTACCCGATCGGGCACCTGGCGACCATGTACTGGATCGGGCTCCAGCCCGGTGACGTGCACCTCAACATCTCCTCGCCCGGCTGGGCCAAGCACGCCTGGTCCAATCTGTTCGCCCCGTGGAACGCGGAGGCGACCGTCTTCATCCACAACTACACGCGTTTCGACGCGGGCCGGCTGATGTCCGAGATGGACCGGGCCGGGGTCACGACCTTCTGCGCCCCGCCGACCGTGTGGCGCATGCTCATCCAGGCCGACCTCAGCCAACTGCGCACCCCGCCGCGGGAGGTGGTCGCGGCCGGTGAGCCCCTGAACCCCGAGGTCATCGAACAGGTGCGGCGGGCCTGGGGCATCACCATCCGGGACGGCTTCGGCCAGACCGAGACGGCCGTCCAGGTCTCCAACAGCCCCGGACAGGTCCTGAAGACCGGCTCCATGGGCCGTCCCAGCCCCGGCTACCGGGTGGAGCTCCTCGACCCGGTGTCCGGCGCACCCGGCGCGGCCGAGGGCGAGATCGCGCTGGACCTGTCGGCCCGGCCGGTCGGCCTGATGACCGGCTACCACGGCGACCCCGACCGCACGGCCGAGGCCATGGCGGGCGGCTACTACCGGACCGGCGACGTGGCGTCGAGGGACGCCGACGGCTGTCTGACCTACATCGGGCGCAGCGACGACGTCTTCAAGGCCTCCGACTACAAGATCAGCCCGTTCGAGCTGGAGAGCGCGCTCCTCGAGCACGAGGCGGTGGCCGAGGCGGCCGTCGTGCCCGCGCCGGACGAGCTGCGGCTCGCGGTCCCCAAGGCGTACGTCGTGCTCGCGGAGGGCTGGGAGCCCGGCCCCGACACGGCCAAGGTGCTCTTCGAGCACTCCCGGGAGGCGCTGGCACCGTACAAGCGGATCCGACGGCTGGAGTTCGCGGAGCTGCCCAAGACGGTGTCCGGGAAGATCCGACGGATCGAACTGCGTGAGGCCACGGCGGCGGGGTCGGACGCGGAGTACCGCGAGGAGGACTTCCGATGA
- a CDS encoding GNAT family N-acetyltransferase: protein MRIRHATAAELPALQDIERAAGAPFHDLGMGWIAENEPPALDVLERFRRSGRAWVAADDGDRPVAYLICEPVDGALHIEQISVHPDFAHRRIGQALLAHTADRAHDEGLSGLTLTTFTEVPWNAPYYERLGFHVLAAAELTPGLREIRARERELGLDRWPRVCMRRDRPSGYV from the coding sequence ATGCGCATCCGTCACGCCACGGCGGCCGAACTCCCGGCCCTCCAGGACATCGAGCGCGCCGCCGGCGCCCCGTTCCACGACCTCGGCATGGGGTGGATCGCCGAGAACGAACCGCCCGCCCTGGACGTCCTGGAGCGCTTCCGCCGCTCCGGCCGCGCCTGGGTCGCCGCCGACGACGGGGACCGCCCCGTCGCCTACCTGATCTGCGAGCCCGTGGACGGCGCCCTGCACATCGAGCAGATCTCGGTCCACCCGGACTTCGCCCACCGCCGCATCGGTCAGGCCCTCCTCGCGCACACGGCCGACCGCGCACACGACGAGGGCCTGTCCGGCCTCACCCTGACCACCTTCACCGAGGTGCCCTGGAACGCCCCTTACTACGAGCGGCTGGGCTTCCACGTCCTGGCCGCGGCCGAACTCACCCCCGGCCTGCGCGAGATCCGCGCCCGGGAGCGGGAACTCGGTCTCGACAGGTGGCCCCGGGTCTGCATGCGCCGCGACCGACCGTCCGGGTACGTCTAA
- a CDS encoding helix-turn-helix transcriptional regulator has product MTVEAAGAVEIRRALVRLRRTTGLPVAFGGLVESGRPRIRISELSGTATTSLLALAVTSGNGLGGRTVALARPCAVADYSLSKQISHEYDAPVAAEGLRSVLAVPVVVRRRVRGVLYGALRDARPLGDRMMTAAVDAARDVEQALVVGDELRDVLAAARAEPGPGDARAWEQVREAHTALRALAPRIADPALRAELLDACALLTSDSAPAQGVVLAPRELDVLACVAAGATNAVAAERLGVSAETVKAYLRSAMRRLGAGTRGEAVVAARRAGLLP; this is encoded by the coding sequence GTGACGGTGGAGGCGGCAGGCGCGGTGGAGATCCGGCGTGCACTGGTGCGGCTGCGGCGCACGACGGGCCTTCCGGTCGCCTTCGGAGGGCTGGTGGAGTCCGGGCGGCCGCGGATACGGATCAGCGAACTGAGCGGCACGGCCACCACCTCGCTGCTCGCGCTCGCCGTGACCTCGGGCAACGGCCTCGGCGGCAGGACCGTCGCGCTGGCCCGCCCCTGCGCCGTGGCGGACTACTCCCTGTCGAAGCAGATCAGCCACGAGTACGACGCCCCCGTCGCCGCCGAGGGCCTGCGCTCGGTGCTGGCGGTGCCCGTGGTCGTACGGCGCCGGGTGCGGGGTGTGCTGTACGGCGCCCTGCGCGACGCCCGGCCGCTGGGCGACCGCATGATGACGGCGGCGGTGGACGCGGCACGGGACGTGGAGCAGGCGCTGGTCGTCGGCGACGAGCTGCGGGACGTGCTGGCGGCGGCGCGGGCCGAGCCCGGTCCCGGCGACGCCCGTGCGTGGGAGCAGGTCCGGGAGGCCCACACGGCGCTGCGGGCGCTGGCCCCGCGGATCGCCGATCCCGCGCTGCGGGCCGAGCTGCTGGACGCCTGCGCGCTGCTGACCTCGGACTCCGCGCCCGCGCAGGGTGTCGTTCTGGCCCCGCGCGAGCTGGATGTGCTGGCCTGTGTGGCGGCCGGGGCGACGAACGCCGTGGCCGCCGAGAGGCTGGGGGTGAGTGCCGAGACGGTCAAGGCGTACCTGCGGTCGGCCATGCGCAGGCTCGGGGCCGGGACGCGCGGCGAGGCGGTGGTCGCCGCGCGCCGGGCGGGCCTGCTCCCCTGA
- a CDS encoding AMP-binding protein, with amino-acid sequence MSEVSSVTGLSYAHGTSGTSLLGDTIGANLDRAVAAWPEREALVDVPSGRRWTYARFGADVDELARALLGAGVVKGDRVGIWAVNCPEWTLVQYATARIGAIMVNINPAYRTHEVEYVLNQAGISLLFASLSHKTSDYRAMVDEVRGRCRELREVVYIGDPSWQALLGRAVPDPEYPELSCDDPINIQYTSGTTGFPKGATLSHHNILNNGYFVGESIAYGEQDRICIPVPFYHCFGMVMGNLAATSHGACMVIPAPSFDPAATLRAVQQERCTSLYGVPTMFIAELNLPDFATYDLSSLRTGIMAGSPCPVEVMKRVVAEMHMAEVSICYGMTETSPVSLQTRRDDDLEHRTGTVGRVLPHIEVKIVDPATGTTRPRGAAGELCTRGYSVMLGYWKEPEKTAEAVDQGRWMHTGDLATMREDGYVEIVGRIKDMIIRGGENIYPREIEEFLYGHPGIADVQVVGVPHERYGEEVLACVIPRDPEHPPTLEELRAFCEGRLAHYKIPSRLRILDSFPMTVSGKVRKVELRETYADG; translated from the coding sequence ATGAGCGAGGTGTCTTCGGTGACCGGCCTGTCGTACGCCCATGGCACGAGCGGGACCTCGCTGCTCGGCGACACCATCGGGGCAAACCTGGACCGGGCGGTGGCCGCCTGGCCGGAACGCGAGGCCCTGGTCGACGTGCCGTCCGGACGGCGGTGGACCTACGCCCGATTCGGCGCCGACGTGGACGAGTTGGCGCGTGCGCTGCTCGGCGCCGGGGTGGTGAAGGGCGACCGGGTGGGGATCTGGGCGGTCAACTGCCCCGAGTGGACGCTCGTCCAGTACGCGACCGCGCGCATCGGCGCGATCATGGTGAACATCAACCCGGCCTACCGCACCCACGAGGTCGAGTACGTCCTCAACCAGGCCGGGATCTCCCTGCTGTTCGCCTCGCTCAGCCACAAGACCAGTGACTACCGGGCGATGGTCGACGAAGTGCGGGGCCGGTGCCGGGAGTTGCGGGAGGTCGTCTACATCGGCGACCCGAGCTGGCAGGCGCTGCTCGGACGCGCGGTGCCGGACCCGGAGTACCCGGAACTGTCCTGCGACGACCCCATCAACATCCAGTACACCTCGGGCACGACGGGCTTCCCCAAGGGGGCCACCCTCTCCCACCACAACATCCTCAACAACGGCTACTTCGTGGGTGAGTCGATCGCCTACGGCGAGCAGGACCGGATCTGCATCCCCGTGCCCTTCTACCACTGCTTCGGCATGGTGATGGGCAACCTGGCGGCGACCTCGCACGGCGCCTGCATGGTCATCCCCGCCCCGTCCTTCGACCCGGCGGCCACCCTGCGGGCGGTCCAGCAGGAGCGCTGCACCTCGCTCTACGGCGTCCCGACCATGTTCATCGCGGAGCTGAACCTTCCCGACTTCGCGACCTACGACCTCTCCTCGCTGCGCACCGGCATCATGGCGGGCTCGCCCTGCCCGGTGGAGGTCATGAAGCGGGTGGTCGCCGAGATGCACATGGCGGAGGTGTCCATCTGCTACGGCATGACGGAGACGTCCCCGGTGTCCCTGCAGACCCGCAGGGACGACGACCTGGAGCACCGCACCGGCACGGTGGGCCGCGTCCTGCCGCACATCGAGGTCAAGATCGTCGACCCGGCGACCGGGACCACCCGACCCCGGGGCGCGGCGGGGGAGTTGTGCACCCGCGGCTACAGCGTGATGCTCGGCTACTGGAAGGAGCCCGAGAAGACGGCGGAGGCCGTCGACCAGGGGCGCTGGATGCACACCGGCGACCTGGCGACGATGCGCGAGGACGGGTACGTCGAGATCGTCGGCCGCATCAAGGACATGATCATCCGGGGCGGCGAGAACATCTACCCGCGCGAGATCGAGGAGTTCCTCTACGGCCACCCGGGGATCGCCGACGTCCAGGTGGTCGGCGTCCCCCATGAGCGCTACGGCGAGGAGGTGCTGGCCTGCGTCATCCCGCGGGACCCGGAGCACCCGCCGACCCTCGAGGAACTCCGCGCCTTCTGCGAGGGCCGCCTGGCCCACTACAAGATCCCGAGCAGGCTGCGGATCCTGGACTCCTTCCCCATGACGGTCTCCGGGAAGGTCCGCAAGGTTGAGCTGCGGGAGACGTACGCGGACGGTTAG